A DNA window from Caretta caretta isolate rCarCar2 chromosome 7, rCarCar1.hap1, whole genome shotgun sequence contains the following coding sequences:
- the HRH1 gene encoding histamine H1 receptor, whose translation MCEISKDTTKNLTEVHSIPLGLGLGSISLITVIMNILVLYAVKTERKLHTVGNLYIVSLSVADLIVGAAVMPLNIMYLLNGRWVLGRPACLFWLSMDYVASTASIFSLFILCIDRYRSVQQPLKYLKYRTKTRALVMISGAWLVSFLWIIPILGWHAFANDGRWQVEEWTCETEFSEVTWFKVLTAIVNFYIPSLLMLWFYAKIYKAVRKHYQHRELINGSFRSFSENKSIHHDKVQEKQNILHKKPNKGINTGLLKGSSVDPCCNVNLYFPQPKGMGAKLQHSSFDKPPKACITEDDSKVVKLSCFPLAIAQTQPGSDKVGLKYVSVKKGPCSQAPELSDTSDEHTFMEGASCKNDSDPTPIPATSRAEEKTNKDFAGLSYLKSTWLRLRTQSMQGVHVNRERKAAKQLGFIMAAFMLCWIPYFVLFMVIAYCQSCCNHSFHMFTIWLGYVNSTLNPFIYPLCNENFKNTFKKILRIHS comes from the coding sequence ATGTGTGAGATCAGTAAAGATACAACAAAGAACTTAACAGAGGTTCACTCAATCCCACTAGGTCTGGGCCTGGGCAGCATCTCACTGATCACAGTCATCATGAATATTTTGGTCCTATATGCAGTGAAAACAGAAAGAAAGCTGCATACAGTTGGGAACCTGTATATTGTCAGCCTATCAGTCGCAGACCTTATAGTTGGTGCAGCTGTTATGCCACTGAACATTATGTACCTACTGAATGGCAGATGGGTACTGGGCAGACCAGCCTGTCTGTTCTGGCTCTCAATGGATTATGTAGCCTCCACAGCCTCCATCTTCAGCCTTTTTATATTGTGCATAGATCGTTACCGTTCAGTTCAGCAGCCACTCAAGTATCTCAAGTACCGGACCAAAACTCGAGCATTGGTAATGATTTCTGGAGCTTGGCTGGTTTCTTTTCTGTGGATCATCCCAATTCTAGGCTGGCATGCTTTTGCCAATGATGGGAGATGGCAAGTGGAAGAATGGACCTGTGAAACAGAGTTCTCAGAAGTCACCTGGTTTAAAGTGTTGACGGCCATTGTCAACTTCTATATCCCATCTTTACTGATGTTATGGTTCTATGCAAAAATATACAAGGCTGTCCGGAAACACTATCAGCACCGAGAGCTCATCAATGGATCGTTTCGGTCTTTCTCAGAAAACAAAAGTATACATCATGATAAGGTGCAGGAAAAGCAAAACATTCTCCACAAAAAGCCAAATAAAGGTATAAACACAGGTCTTTTGAAAGGAAGCTCTGTAGACCCTTGCTGTAATGTAAATCTCTACTTCCCTCAGCCCAAAGGTATGGGGGCGAAGCTTCAACACAGCAGCTTTGACAAACCCCCAAAGGCTTGCATTACAGAAGATGACAGCAAGGTAGTAAAACTGAGCTGTTTTCCCCTTGCCATTGCCCAGACTCAGCCAGGATCAGATAAAGTGGGACTGAAGTATGTGTCTGTCAAGAAGGGGCCTTGCTCACAGGCTCCAGAGTTAAGTGACACATCAGATGAGCACACTTTCATGGAGGGGGCCTCCTGTAAAAATGACTCCGATCCCACCCCGATCCCAGCAACTTCTAGGGCTGAGGAAAAGACTAACAAAGACTTTGCAGGCCTCAGTTACCTGAAGAGCACCTGGCTGAGACTGCGCACCCAGTCCATGCAAGGGGTGCATGTGAACAGGGAGAGGAAAGCAGCCAAGCAGCTGGGTTTCATAATGGCAGCCTTTATGCTGTGCTGGATTCCCTATTTTGTGCTGTTTATGGTAATAGCCTATTGTCAAAGCTGTTGCAACCACAGTTTCCATATGTTCACTATTTGGCTTGGTTATGTGAACTCCACTTTAAATCCATTCATCTATCCCCTCTGTAATGAGAACTTCAAGAACACGTTCAAAAAGATCCTTCGTATTCACTCATAA